In Candidatus Methylomirabilota bacterium, the following proteins share a genomic window:
- a CDS encoding Uma2 family endonuclease, translating into MPASNPGTKRWTRLEYERLVDLGAFRSGEHVELLGGDLMVCEPQGTPHMTAIRMAEEVLRRAFADGWEVRTQAPVALDDESEPEPDLVVAPGSFRDYRHAHPARPALLVEVADTSLESDRLHKGSAYARAQVPEYWIVNLVDDVVEVYRHPIVDSGAPFGWRYGSIVRLAPDELVSPLAAPQARVRVADLLPSQLP; encoded by the coding sequence ATGCCCGCTTCGAATCCAGGCACGAAGCGCTGGACTCGCCTCGAGTACGAGCGCCTCGTCGATCTGGGCGCGTTCCGTTCCGGGGAGCACGTCGAGCTGCTCGGCGGCGATCTGATGGTGTGCGAGCCGCAGGGCACCCCTCACATGACGGCCATCCGCATGGCCGAGGAGGTGCTGCGCCGGGCCTTCGCGGACGGCTGGGAAGTGCGCACCCAGGCGCCGGTCGCGCTCGACGACGAGTCGGAGCCCGAGCCGGACCTGGTGGTGGCCCCGGGCAGCTTCCGCGACTACCGGCATGCCCATCCCGCCCGGCCGGCGCTCCTCGTCGAGGTGGCCGACACGAGCCTCGAGTCCGACCGGCTGCACAAGGGCAGCGCCTACGCGCGCGCCCAGGTGCCGGAGTACTGGATCGTCAACCTCGTCGATGACGTGGTCGAGGTCTACCGCCACCCCATCGTCGATTCCGGCGCGCCGTTCGGCTGGCGGTACGGCTCGATCGTCAGGCTGGCGCCGGACGAGCTCGTCAGCCCACTCGCAGCACCCCAGGCCCGCGTTCGCGTCGCGGACCTGCTCCCGTCGCAGCTACCGTAG